The following DNA comes from Tunturibacter psychrotolerans.
CGGATGCGGCAGAATCAGCCTGGTGCTCAAGGGAAGCATTTTCCGCGGGCAAAAATGAATCCGCGTGCGCCTGCTGCATCACGTGGCCCACTTCGTGCGCCAACGTGGCGGGACCGTAAGCTCCGGCGGCAAAGTAGATGTCCCGGCCGACGGTAAAGGCGTTGGCGCCGGCATTGGCGGCAAGCTCCGCCGCGTCTTCATCGAGGTGAACACGCACCTCTCTTAGATCCTGGCCGAACGCAGACTCAAGTTTGGGCCGCTCGTCCTCAGCGATGGGCTTGCCTTCGGCAGAAGAAAGTATTTTTTGCACGGCACGATTGCCGGCCGCGCGCTGCAGCGCCAGAACAGGATTCTCTTTTTGCGCCACAGCTTCGCTCTCTGGGCCATGCGCAGCCGGCTCAGGGAGGTGATCCTGCGGTCGTTTCCCGGTCCGCCACCAGTTCACGTCGATCCTCCGTCAGGATGCACGGGAGTACGGCCCCAGATCCGTCTTCATCACTAACTTACCGAGTTTGCGGTGCTCGTTCTTGAGCGCTTCGACAATATGATCCATGGAAATGCGGGGTCCTTTTTCCGAATCGCGCGGTTCCTGTCCGCCCTGCTGTGCAGCGAGGAATGCCGCCTCCAGTGCGACATTGCGAATTGCACCCCCGGAAAGCTTGAATTGGTGGGCGAGGAAATGAAAATCCACGTCCTTGTCGAGCGGAGCTTTCTTCGAGAACTGTAGATTCCAGATTTTCTCGCGGGCCAACTCGTCAGGGAAAGGAAAGCGCACCACACAGTGCAGACGGCGAAGGAACGCATCGTCGATGTTTTCCTGGAAGTTTGAGGAAAGCACCACCAGGCCCTGATACTGTTCGATCCGCTGCAGAAGATAATTTATTTCGATATTGGCGTAGCGGTCGTGAGCATCCTTCACTTCGGTGCGCTTGCCGAATAATGCATCCGCTTCATCGAAGAAAAGAAGACTTTGGCTGAGCTCAGCCTCGCGAAAAACGACACTGAGGTTGGACTCAGTCTCGCCGATAAACTTGCTGACAACCGTCGCGAGGTCAATTTGAAAAAGCCGTAAGGAGCGATCACGAGCCAAGACCTCTGCAGCCATCGTTTTGCCAGTGCCCGAGGAACCAGTGAATAAAGCACAGAGGCCACCGCCCCGGGCCAGCTTTTTTCCGAACTCCCAATCGCGGTGAACAACAGTGCGGAACTGGAGCCGGGCAGCGACCATGCGCAACTGCTTCATCTCCTCATCAGGCAACACCAGATCCTCCCACCCGAATTGGGGATCAATGCCGGTGGCGAAACGCTGCATGTTGGGGGTGGTCAAATCGCGGCCGGCGGCCAGCACATCCGTCATAGACGGTTTTGGATCGAGAGGATCGCGTAGCCTGGCACGGGACATCGCCAGACTCGCAGTCTGCCGAACCCGATTGCCGGCAAATGAAAATGAGTCCGCCAGGCGATCCGCGTCCATGTCGGGAACCGATGCAGACAACGCGCTACGCCAGGCCCCGCGGCGAGTCTCATAGTCCGGGGCCTGAATATGCATCCGCCAAAGATGCGTAGAACCGGCGACCGTGCCGAACTGCTCTTCAGGGCTGATCAACACGACCGGAATATTGCTCTCGATGATTCTGTTCAGGAGCAGTTCTTCTATGTTGTTTCTCTTGAGCCGTTCCGCCTCATTGAGCTCGGAGCGCCCTCGATCCACGACCAGCAGATTGCCCCAGAGGGCCGCGTCGCGAATGAGTGCTCCGAGCTTGCCTGCATCCGCATCGAGGCGGCCTAACTCGGCATATAAGACGTCTTTGGTGAGGGCATGGGCGAGAGTCTCGGCCGCCTCGGTGAGAGGGGCGTCATGCCCACCCCATAATTGGATAATCGCGTGGCTGGTTCCATTTTGCTGCAGCGCGTCGGCCAGATTTTCCAAGTCTGTCCGGCTGGCTGCAGAGGTTTCGAGCTCGGCAATGGGATCTTCCGGCACGATGAGCTTGCCGGTCAACGTTTGGCGTGGCTGCCGCTCGAGCAGAAAGCGGGTGACGGTCTCGTCCATCTTGAGGAAATAGCGGAGTTGGGACGGACTGCGATCGTAGGGTTCTTCGTGTAATCCAACGAGATTGAAGTGCAGCAAGGGAGCGTCGGGAGAAAACAACTGCCTGGCCTGGATCTTCTCCTGCTCTGTCCGGCAAATCAGGTTGAGGCACAAGTCCTGGCTGGGACGCTTGCGTGTGACATCGTTTTGCAGGTAGGCGTAGAGAGTTTCGTAACGAGGTTCGAGCTCCGGCGCCAGCGCTATCAGCAAGACATCTACCTCGGCGGGCGACAAGCCACAAACGGCAGCAAGGTGCGGCAGGGTGAGTTTCTCGCCCTCCTGCCTACTGGCTTCCATGCGTGCACGAATTTCTTCCTGCCTGCTCTCCAGTTCCCTGTCGATGCTCTCGGCTTGGTTGGCTACCGAATCGTCGAGGTTCCAGATATCTCCCAGAAAATCGACGCTGCCCAACATGTGGTCCACACTTTCATCGGAAATAACCAGGCCGCGAAACTCGTCTGGAGTGTCGGCTGAGCGGGACCGGCGTGCGACCAGCACGGCGCGACGCAACAACAAGTCAAGCCGCTTCATCTCGGCGAGGATGTGTTCGATGCTACTGCGGAACGGCTCTAAGGCTGCATTCATTTACAAACCCTCCAACACAAACTCCAGCCTTCGTTGTCCGAGCCACTGCACGCTTCCTAGCGGTTCGTCCATGCCGGAAAGGTGAAGCGCAACGTGCCAAGGGCTGTGCTCGAGGACGACCAGCACACGTGACGGTTCCACCAGGACGCGCCCAGGGACGCGGATGAACTGCTTGCGCACGGCCTCGCGCGACGCCTGGCGGAAGCCCCGCACCCGGCCGGCAAAAACGCGCGATAGCTCGACAGCAAGGAGATCGAGAGCTTGCTCCCAGGTCTCAGCCTGAACAAGCCCGGCTACTGCACCGGCATCGGTTACAGAAAAGAATTGCCTCATGCCGGCGAGGTCGGGCTCGGCAAACATCCCGGCAAAGAGTGCGACCAGGGGATCGATATAGTCCGCCGTCACCGGGGCGCCCAGGAGGGCCATGCCAGCGCCGGCGAGCAAGAAAGAGAGAGCACGCGGTCCTCCGAAACGAATGAACTCCGGTTTGCGGATCAACTGCCAGAGGTCGAGCCTCTGCACCACGGAAACCATCAGCAGGAGGCCGGCATGGTCGGAGGAAATCCATTGGAGCATTACGCCTCGACCCCGCGCTGCAAGCGGAGCGGCAGCGGAAGGAACAAGCGAGCGCAGAGCTTCCAAAACGGAAAGCAGATTTGGGGAAGAAGCTCCGGTAAGGTCCGCTCCGGTGGGAACTTCTCCATCATCGCGGGAGGCAAGTCTCTCACTGGAGAACAGACTGGTTGGATTTGCGAAAGCACCCGCTGCAACAATGGCTTCGCTCCAGGGCGGGAAAGACCGGGGGGCCCCCAGTAATGCAGGATCACGAAGCATCAGCAACATCGGGATTTCAAGGAATTTCTGCAGCAGGCGCAACCCATGCCAGAGACCGCGCAGGGGGAAGCGTGAATGCATGCGCGTCCACAGACGGATTGCCTGGCGGCGGCCGGCGAAGGCCCATTCCGAACGCAGGCCCCCGGCCGAGGCCGCGGCGCGTGCGAGATCGATCAGGTCTTTGAGCGAAAGAGCGCCGTTACGTTCTGCGCCTGCGGTCGCCTGCATGATCCGCTCCAACGACAACTCATCCCACAAAACAAGCAGAGACTCAAGCTGACCCCGGCGATCCAATTGCGCTGCGACTTCACCGATGAGGTCTGGCTCCTCGAGCAAGAAGCCTAAGGCAATTTGCGCGGGTGAAGATCCAGGCCGCTGGACCAGTTCGGGGAATTCCCAGCAAGAGGCCGAACCTTTGGTGGCGATGTGATGAAGCATCGCCGACTTATAGGCGGCGCTCGTCTCGTAGCGGCATGAGCTGATCGTGCCGTCACTCGTAGGATGAGCCAGCGCACGGTGAAGTGCCAGCGCAAATTCGCGCGACCAGGCGTTGGCCAGTGTTTTCGAGTTCAGGTTCCGCGACGGCAGCTTGATCTGCACACGCAGGCGATTGAGACGGATGACGGGGGCGAGACGATCGAGGCTGGGGCCAAGATGAGTGGCCATTTCGGAGCTTAGTGGCCCATGCGCCAACTCATTCACAAGCGGGCCAACGCGATCCACCCCCTTGGGCGACCGGCAATGCACCCTCAGCTTGTGGATGGTCAGTGTCATGGGGTGAAGACCACCATATAGCTGACCGACACACTCTTGATCGGGACCTGGACAACACTCGAAGAATCTAAGACCACCGGGCCGACCGTGGCAGATATCGTTAAATTTATAGAGGGCGCGGGGGGAGGCGGAATGCTGGGGCCCGCTACGCTGACAGTGAACTGACTTGTTACAGTGGCGGGCTTCAACCAATCTGTCTCGAGAGTTTTGGGATCGACCCAATCAATTTCGGTCAGCGCGACAAGAATCTGCAGGGGCTTGGTTACGGCGGGTAACATTGAATTTACAACCACGGTCACCGTTCCGCTGGCAACCGGTGGCGACGGTACCGCTCCTGGGACGGTGATCGTAATCGATGCATTGCCCGTTTGGACGACCGGAGTCAGGCCCTGAATATACTGCTGGAGGCCATACCATTGGCCACTTGCGGGGTTGTAGCCGTAGAAGTTTCCCTGCAGGAACAGGTCGTTGGATATCTTCACGTCGCCGGTTATCGGCGGCGTAAAAGTCGGCAAGTTAGCGCTATAGCTTACCTTCGATTTGTCTGAGGAATTCAGGACAAAATCATCCCCGACCAGCAGGTTCTTTCTCACGATCACGTTGCCCCTGTCGAAAGCTCCGGGGTGAATGTCGAGATACCCTGCAAGCGGGTGATCTGTAACAGGCGTCGTCAACGCTGTGATGTCGAAGGGATCATTTTCCGCGTCAATCTGGTCGGGCGCTATCACGCTTTGGGCGCGGACGCCCACATACCGGCGCCCCCAGCGACGCGGATTCGATACTGCCCAGCCCAGGCTACTGGACGTAAGCGTGATGATGCCCAACTGTACTCCGGAGCAATCTGCAACCAGACCGGGGCCGTTCACCGGCTTGAGGTAGACCTGGAAGCCTTCCTGCAAACGGGTGTTCTGGTTCTTGACGTTGCAGTCCAAATAACCCGCCGCGGGCAGCCCGGTTTGGGTCTCCTGGTAGCAAATCCAGACCTCATAGTCCTGAGCCGTCAAGCCCGGCGCAGTCAACACATTTGTCAGACTGTAGGGAGCCGGGACGATGATCTCGCGGCCGGTCCGATCGATCGCCATACCCTCGGTGATCGAATAAAACGAGGGACCACCGGAGACTGAGTCCGCATCGAGCGTGATCTCGAGGCCCTCGATGATGCCATGCAGATGCAGCTTCAGATTCATCAGCCGCCGCAGTTCGATGTGATACGACTGCTCGTCGGTGAAATCGTAACTGCGCAGATACTCACCGTCGAAATAGCGGAGGCGTTGCACTGGGTTCGGCACTGGATTCGCCACGGTTTATCTCCAATCAGTCGTTATGCAGACGGGTCAGTCTCTGTCTACTTCTTCTGAACCTTCCTCGAGGCATCCAGGCTATCGAGCCGGGCGGACAATTCGTCAATCCTCGCGGTCAGAACTTTGATTTGCGTGTCCTTATGGAGAAGCTGATCGAGCGCCTCCCCTACCTTCAGGTCCGGGCTTAGCTGAGCAAGATAGTCGGGGAGGACACGATCGACCTTCTCGTCAGAGTGCATGTAAGTAACTGCGGAGCCACCGCGGCGAAACAGCATCGATGCTTCAAGAGCCTGCAGCGGAGAGAGACTTTCCAGGTCTGACGCCGGCTTCCGCGATACGGAGACCCCCAAATTCTCTTTTGCTGACTTGATGGTGGCGTGACGTAAGACGCTGCTCGAAAACAAGGAAGTATCGGTGAAATCAAACGAGCGATGCAGTGATTCCCGCACCGCCTCTACTGCGTGAATGGCGGATTGCGCCGCGCGCAGTTGGCCGCACCTGTCCAACTCGAACTGGTCGAGAAATTGTTCCGGCAAGAACTTCGAATAGTCCCGACAGCAATGATCCTTTTCGTCGGCGCCGAACTCGCCGGTGAGGATCGTGTACAAGAGCACCGGAAGCAGATTCGCCGGCGCCCAAAGGTATTTGCGGGGAGTATTGCAAACACGCACCAGCTTGCCATCGAGTACTTCCACCGTCCCCAGCACCAGGCAACTAGCCTCGCAGGGCTGCTGGCAAGAAAAAACCAGATCGCCGAAAGCACAGTCGAACTGATAGCGCTGCATCAACGTGAGCAGCTTGCGAAAAGCCTCGGCCATCTCGGCACGATATTCTTCCCGGGGCTCCTGCCGATGCTCGCCGGGACAGGTAAGGCACAAGACTTCGTCGACCAACCCGCAATTGAACTGATCGCAGTTAACCTTCAGATGGTTCAAGAAATAGGCCCGCAGGGTGCAGAAGAGGTTGCAGGCATCCTGCCCTTCGTACTGACTGTCGCCGTCCACGATCTGCTTAAGGGAACTGATGTGCCTGTGGATGATGGTGCCGATCGGCCCTTCGCAATAGATCTCGAAGCAGCATTTGAGGCGTTCCTCGAGATCCTTCAAGTAGGAAGATTCCGGAGGCAACTCGTGGGTGATATCGAAGCGGACTCCTTCGTGCGTTCTGGTCGGCAGGCACTGCTTGGGCCCCGAAGTGCAACTGCTCTGAAAGGGCGTCTCATACTGC
Coding sequences within:
- a CDS encoding ATP-binding protein yields the protein MNAALEPFRSSIEHILAEMKRLDLLLRRAVLVARRSRSADTPDEFRGLVISDESVDHMLGSVDFLGDIWNLDDSVANQAESIDRELESRQEEIRARMEASRQEGEKLTLPHLAAVCGLSPAEVDVLLIALAPELEPRYETLYAYLQNDVTRKRPSQDLCLNLICRTEQEKIQARQLFSPDAPLLHFNLVGLHEEPYDRSPSQLRYFLKMDETVTRFLLERQPRQTLTGKLIVPEDPIAELETSAASRTDLENLADALQQNGTSHAIIQLWGGHDAPLTEAAETLAHALTKDVLYAELGRLDADAGKLGALIRDAALWGNLLVVDRGRSELNEAERLKRNNIEELLLNRIIESNIPVVLISPEEQFGTVAGSTHLWRMHIQAPDYETRRGAWRSALSASVPDMDADRLADSFSFAGNRVRQTASLAMSRARLRDPLDPKPSMTDVLAAGRDLTTPNMQRFATGIDPQFGWEDLVLPDEEMKQLRMVAARLQFRTVVHRDWEFGKKLARGGGLCALFTGSSGTGKTMAAEVLARDRSLRLFQIDLATVVSKFIGETESNLSVVFREAELSQSLLFFDEADALFGKRTEVKDAHDRYANIEINYLLQRIEQYQGLVVLSSNFQENIDDAFLRRLHCVVRFPFPDELAREKIWNLQFSKKAPLDKDVDFHFLAHQFKLSGGAIRNVALEAAFLAAQQGGQEPRDSEKGPRISMDHIVEALKNEHRKLGKLVMKTDLGPYSRAS